Sequence from the Puntigrus tetrazona isolate hp1 chromosome 11, ASM1883169v1, whole genome shotgun sequence genome:
TCCAGATGATGCAAGTAATGTTGTAAAGGAGGTAAAATTCACTATAAAACCAAACTCACACACGGccaacaatgttttaaaaaacctATATGAGCTCTTGTGTGTCACTCTGAATGAACTGCTTTGTTGTTAGTCTCATGGTTAACTCATGCCTGCAGGATTAATGCTAGCCTATTTATTTGAGTCTGCTCCATTAACTCAGTGTGTTTTTATCGGTCAGTGCATTGAGGGTATCATCGGAGGTGTGGACTACAGCCAGAACAAAGTCAACCAGTGGACAGCCAGCATCGTCGAGCACACTCTCACTCAGTTAGTCAAACAGGGGAAGCCCTACAAGTATATTGGTATGAGCTTTTCCATTTGAGTTCATCTTGTATGCAAATATCTAATAGGTTATATGTCGAGGCCGAAATTGCTGTTGTTTAATTGTACATATTATGCATCAATTTCAGTCAACTGTGCAGTGATGCAGAAAAGCGGTGCGGGTCTTCACACAGCCAACTCTTGTTACTGGGACACTACCACTGATGGTAATGCTTTTAGTTCTGTATAACTGCTTTGTGCTTTCACAGCCAATCTTACATGCTGATTTTCTAACCTAATTGatatttttctgaataaagTTGAAATAGATGCATTCCATATTAGTTGTATGTGGAACATGCATTAGTTTGcttgtatgtatatgtagttATTATCATATGCCCatatgttaaaatgtgtattaaattattattatatttctattttttgtaatcacttttatttttat
This genomic interval carries:
- the dynlt3 gene encoding dynein light chain Tctex-type 3 — translated: MEEYHSGDEVSFSPDDASNVVKECIEGIIGGVDYSQNKVNQWTASIVEHTLTQLVKQGKPYKYIVNCAVMQKSGAGLHTANSCYWDTTTDGSCTVRWENRTMYCVVSVFAVAIAL